Genomic segment of Coriobacteriia bacterium:
GCGCGACGGTGTCGACGCTCCGGTCGCGGGACCTGCTCGACTGCGACAAGTCGAAGGGCATCCGCGCGATCGTCTTCGACTAGTCGGCGAGCTGGTGACCACCTATGCCAACCGAATCGGGCAGTCTACGGTGGCACAGAGCGTGGCCACTGCCGACGAGGGCGTTCGCGTCGACTCCTACATCCAGTACAACGTGGAGAAGAAGCGCTTGCTCGATCAGAAGTTGAACTCGATCGTGTTCGGCACGCCGAGCTCGGCAAGTAGCACCGGCACCTTGGTTCCGGCCAAGGAGCAGTGGACCTACAGCTATCTGTCCATCGACACCGGCAACAAGAGCGTCGGCGGCCCCTACTCGATTAGCTATGACACGACGTACACCGTTGCGAAGCAGAAGAACGGCACGTGGCTGGTTGCCTCCGTCAAGGCGACGCCCAAGGGTACGGTCAAGTGACTTCAAGCCCCGGGCGTCGCATCGTGCGGTTTCTTGGCTCGGCGGCGCTTGCCACGTGGCTTCTCGTCTTCGTAGGCGTCTGGTCGATCGTCGGCTCGCTCGTACCACAGAGTGTGGCGTCGGAGTCTGCGGTCAAGACCTGGGAAACGGCCCACCCGTTCTTCGCGCCGATCGCGCGCTTTCTCGGCCTGCATCAGGCGTTCTCGGCGCCGATCTTCTTGGCGTGCGTGGTGGTGCTCGGCGACTCGACGGCGATCTGCGCCTGGCAACGCACCAAGCTTGCGTTCGGAAGGGCGCGCAGACTGGCCGAGGCCGCGCGTGCCGACCGGCTGCACGTGGTCGAGCACCACGATTTCGAGATCGCGACAGACGCCAGCCTCGGCGAGGACGAGGTTCTGTCCATCGCCGAGAAGACCCTGGCCACTCTGAACGTGAAGACTCGACCTCGAGACGGCGTGTTGCGGGCTGTGTCGTCCGCCTGGTCCGTGTGGGGGAGCCCCATCTTCCACTGGGCGCTGTTCGGACTGCTCGTGGCGTTGATCGTGGGCAATCTCGGGCGCTCAGAGGGCCTCATGGGCGTTGCCGTGGGTCAGACCAAGCCCGATGCGCCGGCGTCGTACGGCAAGATTACGACAGGTCCGCTCCGCGGCTGGAGCAGCGTGAACCGAAGCATTCGAGTCGATCGGTTCGAGCCGGACTACATGAGTGGCGGCATTGATAGGGGACCGACTCCAACGGTTACGGTGCTCGACGGGTCCGGTAAGGTCATCAAGTCCCAGCGCGTCTACCCCAACGCCACGCTGAAATCGGGGACGCTGACGATCTATCCGTCCGATTACGGACTGGCGACGGACGTTACGCTCATCTCGCCGAGTGGCGGGAAGGTGTGGCAGGGGCCGCTGCTCGTAGACTTCGCCACCGAGACCACCTCAGGAACTCGGCCGGTCGATTACCTCGACAATACCGACGCCAGTACCAACCAGAGCTACAGGATCTACGTCAGCGTGCCGCTCGATCGAGTGAACGGGGCTGCCGTCAATCAACTGCCGAAGAATCCCACTGCACAGGTTGATGTGGTCGGATCTGACGGCACTTTGGCCTACAGCAAGGTAGTCAGCCCGGGTGAGACGGTTTCGCTGCCCGGAGGCGGTGCGCTGCAACTGGACAACGTCAACTACTACGCGCGGCTTTCCGTGGTCGACGACTGGTCGATTCCGCTGCTGCTGGTGGGCCTGGTAGTTGCTATGGTTGGCTTGACGATTGCCGTGGTGGCACGCCAGCAGATCATCCTGCTGGCGGTGGTCGACGGGCCCGACGGCACCTCGCTCGCAGCGACAGTGCGCCTCTGGCGCAATGCAGCGAGCAGCCGCGGCGAGATTGAAAGCGAACTCACACGCGCCCTCACCGGGGGCGAGAAGGAGAGCACAGGGTGACACTCGAGATCGTGCTGATGTGGGTTGCACTCACGTTCTACGCCGCCGCAACGGCACTGTATGCCTCCGGCGTCACCTTCTCCAAGGACGCCGTGACCAAATGGGCGCTGTACGCGTCGGCTGTTGGGCTGGCGTTCCAGGTGGTATCTCTCGGCGTTCGGTGGGCGAGGCTCGGCCACGGGCCGTACTTGGGCTTCTACGAGGTCACGAACGCACTCGTGCTGTGCGTGGTGGCATTCTTCGTCATCGTTGCGCTGCGCAATCCGCGGTTGAACCCGGCGGGTATCGGCGTTATGCCTGTCGCGGTGCTGCTGCTGGGCGGATCGATGCTTTCGTCGAAGGCCGGAGTTGAGATCACCGCCAAGCTCGCCAGCTACTGGCTGTTCATCCACGTCGCATTCGCCAACTTGGCGTTCGCTGCGTTCGCGGTGTCCTTTGGGTGCGCGATCGTCTACGTGGTGAGGGAACGGTCCAAGGGTGGGAAGTGGGCCAAGCGTTTCGAAAAACTGCCCGCCCAAGACGTTCTTGAGAACCTGACCGTGCGCTTCGTACTTCTCGGTTTCCTCTTCTGGGCGATCATGATTGCCACGGGCGCAATCTGGGCCAATGAGGCGTGGGGACACTACTGGAGCTGGGACCCGATCGAGACGTGGAGCCTCATTGTCTGGCTCATCTACGCGGTCTATCTGCACGTGCGGTTCACCTTGAAGTGGCACGGGGAGCGCCTCGCATGGTTCGCGATTATCGCGATGCCGATGGCGCTGTTCGCGCTGATCGGGATCCCGCTCGCGTTCAACACGCCACACGCCGGTATCGGTGGTCTCGGCAAGGACCTCTAGGGCCGGCGGGGCCGCCCATCGTCGTCGTACCGTTGCCGCTACTTGGGGCGGCCGAGCAAGAGAGCGCGGAGATCACATGAACTGGACCGCACTAATCATCATGAACAACTACTTCCACGACGTGGCGACCGCGACGCTTCTGTCCAGCGCGGTCATCCTGTGGGTGCTGGGCCGTCAGGCCGAGCGAGGCGGCCCTGAGGACCGCCGAGCGCTCGCCAACGCGATGCCGACGCTGACCCGGTTCGCAATCGGTGCGCTCATCTGGATCATCCTCGGCGGCATCCCCCGAGTGATCTTCTTCAACACGTTCGAGTTCATCCCGGCCAAGGACAACGGCATCATCATCGACTTGGCGATCAAGCACGTGTTTCTGTTCGCGGCAGTGGGGGCCGGCGCCATCATGTGGCTGCGGATGGGCAAGATCGCGCGTGGCGAGCTGAACAAGGCGCAGGCCGACTGAGCCTTCCGCCGGGCCGAGTAACGAGCATCCCAAGCGCACGTAAAACGGGCGTCTGACCAAGGTCAGACGCCCGTTCTTTGTCTCTATGTTCTGGTGCCACGCGATGGCTTGTGAACCGCAGTCGGACCCAGGTCTGCGCGAGCGCCCCTTGCCGAAGTCTAACTCGCTGCCTTCTTGGAGGTCTTGGACGCGCGGAGGTCGATCTTCTCTTTCGAAGACATCGGCATCGCCGGCATCTTGGGCATTCCGCCCATCTTGCCCTTCGTCATCTCCGACATCTTGGCCATGCCGATGCCGAGGAAGTCAAAGTGCTCGCCGTAGTCCTTCATCATCTCTTTCATCGCACTGAGCATGTAGCTGCGCTTGAAGCCGTCCGGAAGCGAGAGGATCTCCGTCATTTTGTTGGCGTAGAACATCATGTAGCAGCGGCCCAACGCGATGGTGATGTCCTCGAGCGACAGAGCGTACGGCTCGATGATGGGGGTCACGAGGTTGTACTCGGCGTAGTCCCACACGCGGATGCGGTCGTGCATCTCGTCCCACAGCGGCGTGAACGGCATCGGGGTGATAACCGGGAACACGGCGATGTCCGGGTTCAGGCGGATGGCCTCGGCTGTGGTGGCCTTGATCGAGTCCCATGTTTCTTCCGGGAAGCCGATCATGAACGATGCCTCGACCATGATGTCATGGGCCTTGGCGATGTCGATCGCCTGCTTGTTCTGATCGACCGTCGTGCCCTTGTTCAGGCTGCTGAGCATCTCGTCGGTGCTGGTCTCGGCACCCATGTAGATGTGAATGATGCCGGCCTTGGCGTACTTCCACATGATCGCCTCGTCGCGGATGATGTCCTCGACCCGGGTCTCGATGAGCAGATGTACGCCGAGGTCCGCCTCGATGAGCAGATCGAGAATCTTCTCCCAGCGCTCGATATCGTGGGTGGGGTACGCGTCGATGAGCGTGATGAACTCGACATCGTACGTCTCGACCAGATGACGCATCTCCGCAACGACGTTCTCGGGCTTGCGCGCGCGCCAGTCGCCGCGCCAGAACAGACGCTGGCTGCAGAACGAGCAGCCCATCATGCAACCGCGCGAGGTGAGTACTGAGGCCATACGGCCCCAAGGATCGACGTTGTAGTGGTAGTCCTCCCAGTCGAGCAGGTCCCACGCGACTTCGAGGACGTCGAGGTCTTGGATGTGCGGCCTGCCGATGTTCGAGACGACCTCGCCATCGCGCGCGAACGCGATGCCCGCGATGTCGTCGAGACTGCCTCCGGGCAGCGCATTGAGGATCTCGACGAGCGTGACCTCGCCCTCACCCTTGACGATGATGTCGGCGGTGTTGTCCTCGGCGCTAAGCATCTCCTCGAACATGAACGTGGGATGCGGTCCGCCCATAAGCGTGACGATCTCGGGATTCACTTCCTTGGCGATGCCGAGCGCCTTGAGCCCGGCCGGCACGGTCGCCGTGCTGATCGCACCGGTGACCGGCAAGTAGTCGAGGCACATGACGAAGTCGGGTTTGAAGTTCTCGACCTGCGCTCGGATGTCTTCAAACGTCGTCTTCTTGTTCATCGCGTCATAGATCTTGGCCTCGTGACCGGCCTTGCGGGCGGCGCCAGCGAGATACGCGATCTGCAAGGGAGGCCAGTTACCGATTGTCTGAACTCCCCAGCACTGATACGGCGGGACGACGAAGAGGATTCTACTCATTTGCCTGTTTCTCCAATTGTGGCGAGGGTCGTGAACTGAATACACGTTAATGTACCATTATTCCTCGGCGAATTCGACCACAGATGCCTCGATGGGGGCGGGTGGTCGGCTCGATTCGAAGCAATTGCTGCACCAACGCCATCGGCCTGGTCCTCGCGGTGCCACCGCGGCATTGGCCAGGGGGTAACGGCGCCTCGGATTCCGGATTCTGAGCTGGCACGCGGCATGCTCCAAAGGCAGAGAATCTGGTGATTCTACCGCTTGCGAGACGCCCGCGTCAGGGCGGTCTCGTTGGCACGAAATACGCTAATCTATGCTAAGATGAGAAGGTCGCTCGACGGTGAGCGTCAGCGGCAAATGGAAATGAGGACCGATGACTCGAATCACGCGTGCTTCACTCGTAATCGTGGCGGCGCTGGTTTGCTCCTTGGCGTTGAGCGCGGCTGCGTTCGGCGTTCCTGGAGACAGCGGCGCTAATGCGACTCTGCTCAATGACTATGTCAACTCGAGTCTGACGACCACCCTTGTGGCTGGAACCGGCGCAGGGTTCAATACCGCGTACTACTTTAAGACGGAGCTCTATCCCGGCCAGACGCTGAACGCTGACTTCATCCCTGGACCCCATGTTGTCAACTTGAAGGCTCTCTTCTTCGCAAGCCCTACTGACGTTCG
This window contains:
- a CDS encoding cytochrome c biogenesis protein ResB gives rise to the protein MTSSPGRRIVRFLGSAALATWLLVFVGVWSIVGSLVPQSVASESAVKTWETAHPFFAPIARFLGLHQAFSAPIFLACVVVLGDSTAICAWQRTKLAFGRARRLAEAARADRLHVVEHHDFEIATDASLGEDEVLSIAEKTLATLNVKTRPRDGVLRAVSSAWSVWGSPIFHWALFGLLVALIVGNLGRSEGLMGVAVGQTKPDAPASYGKITTGPLRGWSSVNRSIRVDRFEPDYMSGGIDRGPTPTVTVLDGSGKVIKSQRVYPNATLKSGTLTIYPSDYGLATDVTLISPSGGKVWQGPLLVDFATETTSGTRPVDYLDNTDASTNQSYRIYVSVPLDRVNGAAVNQLPKNPTAQVDVVGSDGTLAYSKVVSPGETVSLPGGGALQLDNVNYYARLSVVDDWSIPLLLVGLVVAMVGLTIAVVARQQIILLAVVDGPDGTSLAATVRLWRNAASSRGEIESELTRALTGGEKESTG
- the ccsA gene encoding cytochrome c biogenesis protein CcsA, with protein sequence MTLEIVLMWVALTFYAAATALYASGVTFSKDAVTKWALYASAVGLAFQVVSLGVRWARLGHGPYLGFYEVTNALVLCVVAFFVIVALRNPRLNPAGIGVMPVAVLLLGGSMLSSKAGVEITAKLASYWLFIHVAFANLAFAAFAVSFGCAIVYVVRERSKGGKWAKRFEKLPAQDVLENLTVRFVLLGFLFWAIMIATGAIWANEAWGHYWSWDPIETWSLIVWLIYAVYLHVRFTLKWHGERLAWFAIIAMPMALFALIGIPLAFNTPHAGIGGLGKDL
- a CDS encoding radical SAM protein, with the protein product MSRILFVVPPYQCWGVQTIGNWPPLQIAYLAGAARKAGHEAKIYDAMNKKTTFEDIRAQVENFKPDFVMCLDYLPVTGAISTATVPAGLKALGIAKEVNPEIVTLMGGPHPTFMFEEMLSAEDNTADIIVKGEGEVTLVEILNALPGGSLDDIAGIAFARDGEVVSNIGRPHIQDLDVLEVAWDLLDWEDYHYNVDPWGRMASVLTSRGCMMGCSFCSQRLFWRGDWRARKPENVVAEMRHLVETYDVEFITLIDAYPTHDIERWEKILDLLIEADLGVHLLIETRVEDIIRDEAIMWKYAKAGIIHIYMGAETSTDEMLSSLNKGTTVDQNKQAIDIAKAHDIMVEASFMIGFPEETWDSIKATTAEAIRLNPDIAVFPVITPMPFTPLWDEMHDRIRVWDYAEYNLVTPIIEPYALSLEDITIALGRCYMMFYANKMTEILSLPDGFKRSYMLSAMKEMMKDYGEHFDFLGIGMAKMSEMTKGKMGGMPKMPAMPMSSKEKIDLRASKTSKKAAS